One stretch of Callospermophilus lateralis isolate mCalLat2 chromosome 11, mCalLat2.hap1, whole genome shotgun sequence DNA includes these proteins:
- the LOC143409897 gene encoding C-C motif chemokine 3-like: MEVPVAVLAVLFFTEALSSLTCSASLGADTPTACCFFYISRKIPRKFVDDYYETSSQCSKPAVIFQTKRGRQICADPSEAWVRAYITDLELNA, translated from the exons ATGGAGGTCCCCGTGGCCGTCCTCGCTGTCCTGTTCTTCACTGAGGCCCTCTCCTCCCTGACCTGCTCTGCCTCCC TGGGTGCTGACACCCCCACCGCCTGCTGCTTCTTCTACATCTCCCGGAAGATTCCGCGCAAATTTGTAGATGACTATTATGAGACCAGCAGCCAGTGCTCCAAACCGGCAGTCAT CTTCCAGACCAAGAGAGGCCGGCAGATCTGTGCTGACCCCAGCGAGGCGTGGGTTCGAGCCTACATCACCGACCTGGAGCTGAACGCCTGA